From Cannabis sativa cultivar Pink pepper isolate KNU-18-1 chromosome 8, ASM2916894v1, whole genome shotgun sequence, a single genomic window includes:
- the LOC115700294 gene encoding myb-related protein 305-like yields the protein MTNQDQQQGWRKGPWTPEEDKMLTEYVSFNGEGRWSSVARSAGLNRSGKSCRLRWVNYLRPGLKRGQITPQEEGIIIELHALWGNKWSTIARYLPGRTDNEIKNFWRTHFKKKDKAKYSRKQQKRRSSSQLLLNKELQKLHHHHPQTPINNINQHHDDDNDNHHIAITKHDDENNNMDQIINSSSQIQTNNTIPAAAMVYQDDAVSYSLLSDHLSITADQEFYYGNLWSGLWNLDDQPYGRIMNTTNTQVTGTAATTPNNNNGNYYSNCYNNYGGENNIINHHSNKNNNIIPIQNQAAKAFSSYGGFIF from the exons ATGACTAATCAAGATCAGCAGCAAGGTTGGAGAAAAGGCCCTTGGACTCCAGAAGAGGATAAGATGCTTACTGAATATGTCAGCTTCAATGGTGAAGGAAGATGGAGCTCTGTAGCTCGTTCtgcag GATTGAATAGGAGTGGAAAAAGCTGCAGACTTAGGTGGGTGAATTATCTAAGGCCTGGTCTTAAGAGAGGCCAGATAACACCACAAGAGGAAGGCATCATTATTGAACTTCATGCTCTTTGGGGTAACAA aTGGTCAACCATTGCTAGATACTTACCAGGAAGAACAGATAATGAGATAAAGAACTTCTGGAGAACACATTTCAAGAAGAAAGACAAAGCTAAATATTCTCGTAAGCAACAAAAGAGAAGATCATCATCTCAACTACTTCTCAATAAAGAATTGCAAAAACTCCATCACCACCACCCACAGACCCCTATTAACAATATTAATCAACATCATGATGATGACAATGATAATCATCATATAGCCATAACAAAGCATGATGATGAGAATAATAATATGGATCAGATCATCAACAGCTCATCTCAGATTCAAACCAATAATACCATACCAGCGGCTGCTATGGTGTATCAAGACGACGCCGTTTCATATTCGTTATTGTCTGATCATTTATCGATAACAGCTGATCAAGAATTTTATTATGGTAATTTATGGAGTGGTCTCTGGAACCTAGATGATCAGCCGTACGGTCGTATCATGAATACTACTAATACTCAAGTTACGGGTACGGCTGCTACAactcctaataataataatggtaatTATTATAGTAATTGTTATAATAATTATGGTGGAgagaataatattattaatcatCACTcgaataagaataataatatcataccaATTCAAAACCAAGCTGCTAAAGCTTTTTCTTCTTATGGAGGGTTCATTTTCTAA